One Flexistipes sp. DNA window includes the following coding sequences:
- the folP gene encoding dihydropteroate synthase, with product MSRFLQLISNDAERLKYEFKRIGVDEYAFKMAGKGKSLNIKVRDLIPAQANIIKQESLAAGMDAAVSRGTVGCNVNKTDLLLMGNAIQYKRLIDRLKVQPYSLKLLAEELFNFLGKKKNRMLIIPSGELALDEPEIMGILNVTPDSFSDGGEYLLHTDYKRRIDEINAAGVKVIDIGGESSRPGSTPVDAETEKERIAGAVEYALSIGLKVSVDTYKSAVAEDVLKKGADIINDISGFKFDRDMPKVCADYGAAVCLMHTSSTPDKMQQKTDYANFLEEVKAYLFDSAEMALKAGIKEESIILDPGFGFGKKLNDNYLLLKYLDEFTSTGLPILIGVSRKSMINRVVDKSPGETALASKIAETIALVKGADIVRTHDISETLDMVKIIREYRKADPDG from the coding sequence ATGAGCCGGTTCCTCCAACTGATCAGCAATGATGCTGAGCGGTTAAAATATGAATTTAAGCGTATAGGTGTAGATGAATACGCCTTTAAAATGGCAGGAAAGGGGAAATCTCTGAATATAAAAGTCAGGGATCTCATCCCTGCTCAGGCCAATATTATCAAGCAGGAATCGCTGGCTGCAGGTATGGATGCTGCTGTCAGCAGGGGAACCGTTGGTTGTAATGTAAACAAAACAGACCTTCTTTTGATGGGTAACGCAATACAGTATAAACGTTTGATTGACAGACTTAAAGTTCAGCCGTATTCTTTAAAGTTACTTGCTGAAGAACTGTTTAACTTTTTGGGCAAGAAGAAAAATAGGATGTTGATTATTCCATCAGGCGAGTTGGCTCTCGATGAGCCTGAGATTATGGGAATCCTTAATGTTACCCCGGACTCATTCAGTGACGGCGGTGAGTATTTATTGCATACCGACTATAAGCGCCGTATAGATGAAATAAATGCCGCTGGTGTTAAGGTTATCGATATTGGCGGAGAATCATCCCGACCGGGCTCGACCCCTGTGGATGCGGAAACGGAAAAAGAGAGGATTGCCGGTGCTGTTGAATATGCTTTGAGCATCGGTTTAAAGGTATCTGTTGATACGTATAAGTCGGCAGTTGCCGAGGACGTGCTGAAAAAAGGCGCAGATATAATTAACGATATCAGCGGTTTTAAATTTGACCGGGATATGCCGAAAGTTTGCGCGGATTATGGTGCAGCCGTGTGCCTTATGCATACAAGCAGTACACCTGATAAAATGCAGCAAAAAACGGATTATGCTAATTTTCTGGAAGAAGTAAAAGCCTATTTATTCGACTCTGCAGAAATGGCTCTAAAAGCCGGGATAAAGGAAGAGAGTATAATTTTGGATCCAGGGTTCGGATTTGGCAAGAAACTTAATGATAATTATCTTTTGTTGAAATATCTTGATGAGTTTACATCTACGGGGCTGCCGATATTGATTGGTGTTTCCAGAAAATCTATGATAAACAGGGTTGTGGATAAATCTCCCGGTGAAACTGCACTGGCATCAAAAATTGCTGAAACCATTGCTTTGGTTAAGGGTGCAGATATTGTGAGAACCCATGATATATCGGAAACTTTGGATATGGTTAAAATAATACGCGAATACAGGAAGGCAGATCCTGATGGTTGA
- the cdaA gene encoding diadenylate cyclase CdaA, translating to MVDIFSVVSLIDVLDIAIISYIIYRLLLLIKGTRAFNMLFGIIFLIFMSFVAKYLGLKTTSWVLSNFSGYLFLTIIILFQPEIRRALAFIGETKMFGYQGENIAQTIDEIVKAATILANRQIGALIVLQRDTELSHYIQAGTVLDSVVGKDLLISLFIPYSPLHDGAVIISEGKIKYAGSILPLTKHEDIDKKFGTRHRAALGITEETDAVSIVVSEERGTISVAYKGNITSELDADMLRDTLYNIYQHPGKSKSKKNAAE from the coding sequence ATGGTTGATATATTTTCCGTTGTTTCTTTGATTGACGTTCTGGATATAGCCATTATCAGCTATATTATTTACAGACTTCTTCTCCTTATTAAAGGCACCAGAGCCTTTAATATGTTGTTCGGCATAATTTTTCTGATATTCATGTCTTTTGTTGCGAAGTATCTTGGATTGAAAACCACCAGCTGGGTTTTGAGTAATTTCTCCGGTTATCTGTTTCTGACAATAATAATCCTGTTTCAGCCTGAAATAAGACGGGCGCTTGCCTTTATCGGTGAGACGAAAATGTTCGGTTACCAGGGAGAAAACATTGCCCAAACTATAGATGAGATAGTTAAGGCCGCAACAATTCTTGCTAACAGGCAGATAGGGGCTTTAATTGTTTTACAGCGTGATACAGAGTTGTCACATTATATACAGGCCGGCACAGTGCTGGATTCAGTTGTGGGAAAAGACCTTCTCATAAGTCTTTTTATTCCATATTCGCCGCTGCATGACGGAGCAGTTATTATCTCGGAAGGTAAAATAAAATATGCCGGTTCAATTTTACCTCTCACCAAACATGAAGATATAGACAAAAAATTCGGCACAAGGCACAGAGCGGCCTTGGGAATAACGGAAGAGACAGATGCTGTAAGTATTGTTGTAAGTGAAGAAAGGGGCACAATATCTGTAGCGTATAAAGGCAATATTACCTCAGAACTGGACGCAGATATGCTTAGGGATACATTGTATAATATTTACCAACATCCGGGTAAATCGAAGAGTAAAAAAAATGCTGCTGAATAA